One region of Triticum aestivum cultivar Chinese Spring chromosome 6B, IWGSC CS RefSeq v2.1, whole genome shotgun sequence genomic DNA includes:
- the LOC123138690 gene encoding LRR receptor-like serine/threonine-protein kinase GSO1 — protein sequence MRRPTQAHLVGTAALFLLAAAISATTVAVAPSRPAYHGCGFNDSIPPQLGDMPSLAALYLYENNLSGEIPRQLCNLLSIQSLDMFNNRLTGELPNCWCNLQSLRYMRLSNNRLTRELPDCWWNLQALESMFLSNNSFSVEIPAVKPSHNRSLTSLSLAGNAFSGALPLLEGCNSLAILDLSSNMFNNTIPPQLSSMRSLTDLRLYNNNLVGNIPHQLCSHLSIQTLDLSNNRLTGDLPDCWCKFQALMFMDLSNNRLTGKLPDCWWSLEALIFMDLSNNSFSSKIPAAMASHSCSLRSLYLAGNGFIGAFPTVLEGCNSLSSLDMGNNKFFGVIPPWIGSQIPLLRILSLKSNNFTGEIPLELSRLSQLQLLDMANNSLTGSIPVAFGSLTSMMHPKNLSTTKPSDKFNYYDRIDIIWKGQYTIFRKDIHLLAGIDLSGNLLSRCIPEELTNLQGLQFLNLSRNNLSCSIPKNIGSLTFLESLDLSSNGLTGAIPWSISSLPWLASLNVSNNLLSGKIPTGNQLQTLTDPSIYFNNSGLCGFPLNISCANTSLAPDERNGEEEDHWMYYCVIAGIVSGLWLWFGTLFTVKSWRCCFLSFVNGMQCKIMKN from the exons ATGAGGAGACCAACCCAAGCGCATCTCGTCGGCACTGCCGCGCTCTTCCTGCTGGCGGCTGCCATCTCCGCGACAACCGTCGCCGTG GCCCCATCCCGGCCAGCATATCACGGCTGCGGGTTCAACGACTCCATCCCGCCGCAGCTTGGTGACATGCCAAGCCTCGCCGCCCTCTATCTCTACGAGAACAACCTTAGTGGTGAGATCCCACGCCAGCTCTGCAACCTTCTCTCCATCCAGTCGTTGGACATGTTCAACAACCGACTCACCGGGGAGCTCCCGAACTGCTGGTGCAACCTGCAGTCTCTGCGGTACATGCGCCTGTCAAACAATCGGCTCACCAGGGAGCTCCCGGATTGCTGGTGGAACCTACAGGCTCTGGAGTCCATGTTCCTGTCCAACAACTCCTTCTCAGTTGAAATCCCGGCGGTTAAGCCAAGCCACAACCGCTCTCTCACGTCACTGTCTCTTGCCGGAAATGCCTTTTCCGGAGCCCTCCCACTCCTAGAGGGTTGCAACTCGCTCGCTATCCTCGACCTCAGCAGCAATATGTTTAACAACACCATTCCGCCACAGCTCAGTAGCATGCGCAGCCTCACCGACCTCCGGCTCTACAATAACAACCTCGTCGGCAACATCCCGCACCAGCTCTGCAGCCACCTCTCCATCCAGACATTGGACCTGTCAAACAACCGGCTCACCGGGGATCTCCCGGACTGCTGGTGCAAATTCCAGGCTTTGATGTTCATGGACCTATCGAACAACCGTCTCACCGGCAAGCTCCCGGACTGCTGGTGGAGCCTAGAGGCTCTGATTTTCATGGATCTATCCAACAACTCCTTCTCAAGTAAAATTCCCGCAGCTATGGCAAGCCACAGCTGCTCTCTTAGGTCTCTTTACCTTGCTGGAAATGGCTTCATTGGTGCCTTCCCTACCGTTCTAGAGGGCTGCAACTCGCTGTCCAGCCTAGACATGGGGAATAACAAGTTCTTTGGTGTTATCCCTCCATGGATCGGAAGTCAGATCCCATTGTTGAGAATCCTTAGCCTGAAATCAAATAATTTCACTGGAGAAATTCCTCTAGAGTTATCACGCCTTTCGCAACTTCAGCTGCTCGACATGGCAAACAATAGCTTGACCGGCTCGATTCCGGTAGCCTTCGGCAGCTTGACCTCCATGATGCATCCAAAAAATCTATCGACTACAAAACCGTCTGACAAGTTTAATTACTATGACAGAATCGACATAATTTGGAAGGGCCAGTACACGATATTTAGAAAAGATATCCACTTATTAGCCGGTATCGATTTGTCGGGCAATTTGTTGTCTCGGTGCATTCCTGAAGAGCTAACCAACCTTCAGGGCCTCCAATTTCTAAACCTGTCCAGAAACAATTTGTCATGTAGCATTCCTAAAAACATTGGTAGTTTGACTTTTCTCGAGTCCCTTGATCTATCATCTAATGGCCTTACAGGAGCCATTCCGTGGAGCATCTCGAGCTTACCATGGCTCGCCTCGTTGAATGTCTCGAACAATCTTTTGTCGGGCAAGATACCCACCGGGAATCAGCTTCAGACCCTGACTGACCCATCAATTTACTTCAACAATTCTGGGCTATGTGGATTTCCTCTAAACATTTCATGTGCCAATACTTCGCTTGCACCGGACGAGAgaaatggtgaagaggaggaccaCTGGATGTACTACTGTGTGATTGCTGGGATTGTGTCTGGTCTCTGGTTGTGGTTTGGTACGCTCTTTACAGTTAAGTCCTGGAGATGTTGTTTTCTTTCCTTCGTGAATGGTATGCAATGTAAAATTATGAAAAATTGA